In Triticum urartu cultivar G1812 chromosome 6, Tu2.1, whole genome shotgun sequence, the following proteins share a genomic window:
- the LOC125514083 gene encoding dof zinc finger protein 2-like isoform X1 has product MDAAQWHQGLGLVKPMEEMIMAGNPNPNPNSNGNPNPQPAPPSGAEAQRAPVPGPPAAGAGAAAGTGSTERKAARPQKEKAINCPRCNSTNTKFCYYNNYSLQQPRYFCKTCRRYWTEGGSLRNVPVGGGSRKNKRSSSSVVSSAAGAVSTSAAASGTVPVGGMAAKNPKLMHEGAHDLNLAFPHHHGRVLHPSEFAAFPSLESSSVCNPGGAMAANGAGGGRGMGAFSAMELLRSTGCYVPMPQVQLGMPPEYAAAGFALGEFRMPLQHQQHHQQQQQQQQHHQQQQQQVQNMLGFSLDTGGGGDAGGYGAGLQGAQESATGRMLFPFEDLKPGANPSGGGASGGDQFEHSKDQGGGGGGHETLGFWNNSMIGNGSSNDAGGGGGGGGGGSW; this is encoded by the exons ATGGATGCGGCCCAGTGGCACCAG GGGCTAGGGCTCGTGAAGCCCATGGAGGAGATGATCATGGCTGGAAACCCAAATCCTAATCCTAATTCTAATGGGAACCCGAACCCACAGCCGGCGCCGCCGTCTGGCGCAGAAGCCCAGAGGGCTCCCGTTCCTGGCCCGCCGGCAGCAGGAGCTGGCGCGGCGGCCGGGACGGGCTCCACCGAGCGGAAGGCGGCGCGGCCGCAGAAGGAGAAGGCCATCAACTGCCCGAGGTGCAACTCCACCAACACCAAGTTCTGCTACTACAACAACTACAGCCTCCAGCAGCCGCGCTACTTCTGCAAGACGTGCCGCCGCTACTGGACCGAGGGCGGCTCGCTCCGGAACGTGCCCGTCGGCGGCGGCTCACGGAAGAACAAGAGATCATCGTCCTCGGTGGTGTCGTCCGCGGCGGGCGCCGTCTCCacctcggcggcggcgtccgggaCGGTCCCCGTCGGCGGGATGGCGGCCAAGAACCCGAAGCTGATGCACGAGGGCGCGCACGACCTCAACCTGGCGTTCCCGCACCACCACGGCCGCGTCTTGCACCCGTCCGAGTTCGCGGCGTTCCCTAGCCTGGAGAGCAGCAGCGTCTGCAACCCGGGAGGCGCCATGGCGGCCAACGGCGCGGGTGGCGGGAGGGGCATGGGCGCGTTTTCGGCGATGGAGCTGCTGAGGAGCACCGGCTGCTACGTACCGATGCCGCAGGTGCAGCTCGGGATGCCGCCGGAGTACGCGGCCGCGGGGTTCGCGCTTGGCGAGTTCCGCATGCCGCTGCAGCATCAGCAGCACCatcaacagcagcagcagcagcagcaacaccaccagcaacagcagcagcaggtTCAGAACATGCTGGGGTTCTCGCTGGACACGGGAGGAGGTGGCGACGCCGGGGGATACGGCGCTGGGTTGCAGGGGGCGCAGGAGAGCGCAACGGGAAGGATGCTGTTCCCGTTCGAGGACTTGAAGCCGGGTGCGAACCCAAGTGGAGGAGGTGCAAGTGGCGGTGATCAGTTTGAGCACAGCAAAGaccaaggcggcggcggcggtggccatgAGACCCTGGGGTTCTGGAATAACAGCATGATCGGGAATGGCAGCAGCAATGAcgccggcggtggcggtggcggcggcggcggtggttcGTGGTAG
- the LOC125514083 gene encoding dof zinc finger protein 2-like isoform X2: MEEMIMAGNPNPNPNSNGNPNPQPAPPSGAEAQRAPVPGPPAAGAGAAAGTGSTERKAARPQKEKAINCPRCNSTNTKFCYYNNYSLQQPRYFCKTCRRYWTEGGSLRNVPVGGGSRKNKRSSSSVVSSAAGAVSTSAAASGTVPVGGMAAKNPKLMHEGAHDLNLAFPHHHGRVLHPSEFAAFPSLESSSVCNPGGAMAANGAGGGRGMGAFSAMELLRSTGCYVPMPQVQLGMPPEYAAAGFALGEFRMPLQHQQHHQQQQQQQQHHQQQQQQVQNMLGFSLDTGGGGDAGGYGAGLQGAQESATGRMLFPFEDLKPGANPSGGGASGGDQFEHSKDQGGGGGGHETLGFWNNSMIGNGSSNDAGGGGGGGGGGSW, translated from the coding sequence ATGGAGGAGATGATCATGGCTGGAAACCCAAATCCTAATCCTAATTCTAATGGGAACCCGAACCCACAGCCGGCGCCGCCGTCTGGCGCAGAAGCCCAGAGGGCTCCCGTTCCTGGCCCGCCGGCAGCAGGAGCTGGCGCGGCGGCCGGGACGGGCTCCACCGAGCGGAAGGCGGCGCGGCCGCAGAAGGAGAAGGCCATCAACTGCCCGAGGTGCAACTCCACCAACACCAAGTTCTGCTACTACAACAACTACAGCCTCCAGCAGCCGCGCTACTTCTGCAAGACGTGCCGCCGCTACTGGACCGAGGGCGGCTCGCTCCGGAACGTGCCCGTCGGCGGCGGCTCACGGAAGAACAAGAGATCATCGTCCTCGGTGGTGTCGTCCGCGGCGGGCGCCGTCTCCacctcggcggcggcgtccgggaCGGTCCCCGTCGGCGGGATGGCGGCCAAGAACCCGAAGCTGATGCACGAGGGCGCGCACGACCTCAACCTGGCGTTCCCGCACCACCACGGCCGCGTCTTGCACCCGTCCGAGTTCGCGGCGTTCCCTAGCCTGGAGAGCAGCAGCGTCTGCAACCCGGGAGGCGCCATGGCGGCCAACGGCGCGGGTGGCGGGAGGGGCATGGGCGCGTTTTCGGCGATGGAGCTGCTGAGGAGCACCGGCTGCTACGTACCGATGCCGCAGGTGCAGCTCGGGATGCCGCCGGAGTACGCGGCCGCGGGGTTCGCGCTTGGCGAGTTCCGCATGCCGCTGCAGCATCAGCAGCACCatcaacagcagcagcagcagcagcaacaccaccagcaacagcagcagcaggtTCAGAACATGCTGGGGTTCTCGCTGGACACGGGAGGAGGTGGCGACGCCGGGGGATACGGCGCTGGGTTGCAGGGGGCGCAGGAGAGCGCAACGGGAAGGATGCTGTTCCCGTTCGAGGACTTGAAGCCGGGTGCGAACCCAAGTGGAGGAGGTGCAAGTGGCGGTGATCAGTTTGAGCACAGCAAAGaccaaggcggcggcggcggtggccatgAGACCCTGGGGTTCTGGAATAACAGCATGATCGGGAATGGCAGCAGCAATGAcgccggcggtggcggtggcggcggcggcggtggttcGTGGTAG